TAAGGGATGATAGGAAGTATTCCTCCCATGGTGCCAACAACAATATGCCTTCTCCTTCCTTCCCTTTTCGACCTGTTCTACCGAGTCTGTGTATATATTGTTCTCTGTCTTTTGGCAATCCCACCTGTACACATGTATACACTTTCTGTAAAACCGGAGGAAAAAAGGTTTCTAAGTAAGAGTTCTATTACTATTGTATGGTTTAATTTACCTGTAAAACAAGAGTCACATCAGGGTAATCAACTCCACGAGCTGATACATCGGATGTTACAAGAATCAAACCTTTGGATTTGCGGAACTCATTAGAAACCCTTGTCCTGTAACTCTGCGGTTTCCTAGAATGGATCTCTCTCACGTTTAAGTTTAGCTCACCAAGTAGATCAGCCACTAGTTTTGTAACCATAGCAGTTGTACAGAAGACAATGACCTTCAGGAACCAACCACAGAGTTAGCCAGAAAGAGAAAAACATAAGTCATGTGGTATTAATACTGGTGCTGAAGAAGATTTGTGTACCTTGTAATCTACGTTATCCGCAATGTGTGCTCGAAGAAGTGTGTACAGAAGAGAGAAATGCTTGTCCAGTGAAGCAATCATGTGCGTTTGTCTGACCTGTTGATGTGTCTCTCCAGTGCCTTCGTGAACACAGTTGATAAACTCGTGATCCCGCCTCAGAGCAACAAGGCACATTTGGCGAACCTTTACACCGTTAAAACTCAAGTCAAAACCCAAGacataaaccaaaacaaatatgCAAGAAAATGAGCCAGACCTCTTCAGGTACTGTGGCAGAGAATAGAAACGTTTGTCTCTCCTTAGGAACTGCGGAAAGTATCCTCTCAATGTCCTTGCGGAAACCCATGTCCAGAAGATGATCAGCTTCATCAAGCACAAGAACTTTCACACCCTTTAGCCTTGTTTCAAATCCTGGAGTGTTCTCAATATGGTCTTTGAGCCTTCCAGGAGTAGCAACTAATATCTGAACATTTCAAAtaacatttttcattttaaaggcCCAAATATTGAAGCATACGCACAAATGTTGCAAACAATACTAACCTGGCAAGGATTTGTTTGCATACGCTTTTGCTCTAAACCAAGCCTTGTGCCTCCAATCACAACTTGAACACCAATAGTTGGATGGTGCTTCAGCAAGGTGTTCGCTTCTGTAGCAGCTTGGTTGGCAAGTTCTCTAGTTGGGCATATCACAAGTGCAAGGATCGGAGGTCGCTTATTATCCGGGCTTGTCGGTGGAGATTTGACAACTACTTCGATTGATGGAAGCTTAAAAAATGAAACATCAACAATAAGCACAAATGTCCAACACGTTATCAAATGGCCTACTTAATATACTTGTGTTAAGTCTCACCAAAAACGCTACAGTTTTCCCAGTTCCTGTTTTGGCCTTAGCTAGAACATCTTTACCTGAAAACAAACAATGCCCAAGAAACCAAtgagttaaagaaaaaaactataaagGCTACAATATAATCATACCTTTGAGAATGATAGGGAGAGTAGCTTCCTGCACAACAGTCATTGTCTCGTATCCCGCATCGTTAAGTGCTTTCAGCGATAAGGGAGACAAAGGATACTGATCGAATCTGTTAACAAGTGGTCAGAGTAAGTCAGAGTACTCTCAGCTTATTCCATCAGAAGCACAGAAGAAACAACAACGTACCTCGTCTTGGTCAAATAAGAATCGGAGCTTTTAACATCATTCCTTGCTTCTACACCCTTCTGCTTATCAAACCCAAAAGCAGAAGCAGCTTTCTTCTTAAGAAACTCgtgatcttcatcttcttcctcatcctcctCACTAAGCAAATACCCAATCCCTCCCATTACTAAACTCTTAACATCCTCGTCACTACTCTCTCCATCTAGAACATCTCCCCGCCGCTGCTTCCTTAAACCCTTGTGTCCTTCTCTATCTCTACCTAAACTTCTCTCCTTCCTCCCACGAAAAGAGGATTGACTACTCCGAAAGTTCGATCCTTTATCTCTGTCACTAAACCGATTCTCCCTAAAGGAGTCAACTTTGTTGCGAGTCCCTCTAAATTCTTGGTTTCTCCCCCTGCTACGATccacgtcatcatcatcatcatcgctcGTGAGATGGACACGCAATGAACCAGGTCTCAGATCGGTTACCCAGTTGCTGAGCTCTTCCTCGTCTTCGATCAAGCTCCTTGACGCGCGGGTTTCGCCTCCGTTGGGACGAGTGGAGAAGTTGATGTGAGACCCGATTGGGAAGTGATTCAACGAGAATATCCGGGAGAGCAAAGGGGAGGAGCTAGAAGTGTTATAATGATAAGCTCGAGAACCAGAACTGAAGGAAGCGAGATTATTAGTAGTGCGCGGGAGAGGATGGGTTATGAATTGTATTCGGCGAGGGAACTTCAAAGGCATAGCTTTTAGCTCTGTGTTAAAACGGAGTTCGCGTCTCCGGTGGCCGGGAAATGAAAGGGTTCAGTCAAGTGGGGGAGGGTTTCATGATTTCATCTAAAGGCTTTACAGAGAAGGACATCGAAACGGCTACGTTTTATGATATATGCTGAAACGATAAAACGGCACGTCGTTTTTAACGCTTA
This genomic interval from Brassica napus cultivar Da-Ae chromosome A6, Da-Ae, whole genome shotgun sequence contains the following:
- the LOC106347927 gene encoding DEAD-box ATP-dependent RNA helicase 31-like — encoded protein: MPLKFPRRIQFITHPLPRTTNNLASFSSGSRAYHYNTSSSSPLLSRIFSLNHFPIGSHINFSTRPNGGETRASRSLIEDEEELSNWVTDLRPGSLRVHLTSDDDDDDVDRSRGRNQEFRGTRNKVDSFRENRFSDRDKGSNFRSSQSSFRGRKERSLGRDREGHKGLRKQRRGDVLDGESSDEDVKSLVMGGIGYLLSEEDEEEDEDHEFLKKKAASAFGFDKQKGVEARNDVKSSDSYLTKTRFDQYPLSPLSLKALNDAGYETMTVVQEATLPIILKGKDVLAKAKTGTGKTVAFLLPSIEVVVKSPPTSPDNKRPPILALVICPTRELANQAATEANTLLKHHPTIGVQVVIGGTRLGLEQKRMQTNPCQILVATPGRLKDHIENTPGFETRLKGVKVLVLDEADHLLDMGFRKDIERILSAVPKERQTFLFSATVPEEVRQMCLVALRRDHEFINCVHEGTGETHQQVRQTHMIASLDKHFSLLYTLLRAHIADNVDYKVIVFCTTAMVTKLVADLLGELNLNVREIHSRKPQSYRTRVSNEFRKSKGLILVTSDVSARGVDYPDVTLVLQVGLPKDREQYIHRLGRTGRKGKEGEGILLLAPWEEYFLSSLKDLPITKSSLPSTDPETVKKVQKALCHVEMRNKEAAYHAWLGYYNSQKMIGRDKERLVELANEFSRSMGLDNPPAIPKLILGKMGLKNVPGLRAK